A genome region from Candidatus Bathyarchaeota archaeon includes the following:
- a CDS encoding AAA family ATPase: MGYGTQGRKKGQEIIYYEEKSAKTEVNNAKIEISVSKPITLSEYEHPLRKKYNIEKYDLHPGYVFPEIVRNLIPKGTPEYVDKGKRYVERIVRALYYFKQCALVGPSGTGKTHVVYLVAELCGLPVWEVNCGLQTSTYDLFGRYIGLGKENWVDGQIVMWCRYGGLLYLDEANMMKQDVAARMNPILDTRGHIVLTEKDNEVVNRHPYGYLIIAMNPFSAEFVGTKPLNAALRRRMSVWINFDYLSVGDEICEDEVELVMKRSGVDKDTAYKIVKVGAELRRQYKNGDLPYGPSPGDLINWATLIADGCTPQAAAEETIVGTTSDDVEIQEAVRRVVYSVFGRE; the protein is encoded by the coding sequence ATGGGTTACGGGACTCAAGGAAGAAAAAAGGGGCAAGAAATAATATATTACGAAGAAAAAAGTGCAAAAACCGAAGTTAACAACGCAAAAATCGAAATTTCAGTAAGCAAACCAATAACCCTCAGCGAATATGAGCACCCACTACGCAAAAAATACAACATTGAAAAATACGACCTGCATCCGGGCTATGTTTTCCCAGAAATAGTTCGAAATCTCATCCCAAAAGGAACTCCCGAATATGTTGACAAGGGAAAACGCTATGTAGAAAGAATAGTTCGAGCCTTATACTACTTCAAACAATGCGCCCTAGTTGGGCCAAGCGGAACAGGAAAAACACATGTTGTCTATTTGGTAGCTGAGCTTTGCGGGCTTCCAGTATGGGAAGTTAACTGTGGGCTTCAAACATCAACCTACGACCTTTTCGGTAGATACATAGGCTTGGGAAAGGAAAACTGGGTGGACGGCCAAATTGTGATGTGGTGCCGTTACGGCGGCCTACTCTATCTTGACGAAGCAAACATGATGAAACAAGACGTAGCAGCCAGAATGAACCCAATCTTGGACACTAGGGGGCACATAGTTTTAACGGAAAAGGACAACGAAGTTGTAAACCGTCATCCATACGGTTATTTGATAATAGCGATGAACCCGTTCTCAGCTGAATTCGTCGGAACAAAACCGCTGAACGCCGCTCTAAGAAGAAGAATGTCAGTTTGGATAAACTTCGACTACTTAAGCGTAGGAGACGAAATATGCGAAGACGAAGTTGAACTTGTAATGAAAAGAAGCGGAGTTGACAAAGACACAGCCTACAAAATAGTGAAAGTAGGAGCAGAACTTAGAAGACAATACAAAAACGGAGACCTACCCTACGGCCCTTCCCCTGGAGACTTAATAAACTGGGCAACTCTCATAGCTGACGGTTGCACACCTCAAGCAGCAGCTGAAGAAACAATAGTTGGAACAACAAGCGACGACGTTGAAATACAAGAAGCCGTTAGGAGGGTAGTCTACTCCGTTTTCGGCAGAGAATAA
- a CDS encoding VWA domain-containing protein: protein MDFFDYAWTMSFQITKKNHEDVKVVTRDNIIFPKIRADKYGYVLYFPTPRKISDNTVNFQGMTLNLQDDAHKRILWQMFKASVYHLSAHVVVSDFNLYKKWAKNKNVENVMFAICMVEDSIVNAYLKTFWNFLLPEIALANAISYIRLKPASHIRREPLKLRAAILSQFSAGKIKGIKIQEDIRLKAEESANSLKELENKAYQLFSEVEKDEDLKNVLESLTEEKIRAAEKLYNCLCKYEETSQVPSLPYTDNHGKNSLFRKNPPQEDTLIRMARNVYQTLNSDSEVDSKIFIETFCKDDVSQVFSTWKSMEERKNKIIEKYRTLGKDTNFSSFTFPEEDYTEYLRRRSILGSPIRRILEKLRLLKNVTGEDFRQEAGLVDLQEAIQVIASKSQRTDIFVREELQTREDRWVILVDASRSLRFFTGEVRDIALCLAEVAKNLIINQNAWAMFAFNNKFYVIKDFSETFSTRIKARIGGLKHGGMSYIPDAINIAFESMKGYIEESKIIVVISDFFPSGYGEVEEELVKTVKKLERLGVGMLGIGVKSRAVKKFFRFHCVVDSPYELMKKFTKAFIEYSSV from the coding sequence TTGGATTTCTTCGATTACGCTTGGACAATGTCTTTCCAAATCACAAAGAAAAACCACGAAGATGTAAAAGTAGTAACACGTGACAACATTATTTTCCCAAAAATTAGGGCAGACAAATACGGTTACGTACTCTATTTTCCAACTCCTAGGAAAATCAGCGATAACACGGTTAATTTTCAAGGGATGACATTAAACCTGCAAGATGATGCCCACAAGAGAATTTTGTGGCAGATGTTTAAGGCTTCAGTATACCATTTAAGCGCACATGTAGTTGTTTCTGATTTTAACTTGTACAAGAAATGGGCTAAAAATAAGAATGTTGAGAACGTTATGTTTGCAATTTGCATGGTTGAAGACTCAATTGTAAATGCTTACTTGAAGACTTTTTGGAATTTCCTTTTGCCAGAAATCGCCTTAGCAAATGCAATCTCATATATACGGCTAAAGCCAGCATCCCACATTAGAAGAGAACCACTCAAACTTCGGGCGGCAATTCTTTCGCAATTTTCAGCTGGGAAAATAAAAGGAATTAAAATTCAAGAGGATATTCGTTTAAAAGCAGAAGAGAGTGCAAATTCACTAAAAGAATTAGAGAACAAAGCATATCAACTCTTCAGCGAAGTCGAGAAAGACGAAGATTTAAAAAACGTTTTAGAATCTCTTACTGAAGAAAAAATTAGAGCGGCTGAAAAACTCTATAATTGTTTATGTAAATATGAGGAAACTTCACAAGTTCCATCTCTTCCATATACAGATAACCACGGGAAAAACTCTCTTTTCCGAAAAAATCCCCCGCAGGAAGATACACTAATAAGAATGGCTAGAAACGTATATCAAACTCTCAATTCCGACAGTGAAGTGGATTCAAAGATTTTCATAGAGACTTTCTGTAAGGATGATGTTTCCCAAGTTTTTTCAACGTGGAAGTCGATGGAAGAAAGAAAGAACAAAATAATTGAAAAGTATAGGACTTTAGGAAAGGACACAAATTTTTCTTCCTTCACTTTTCCTGAAGAAGACTATACGGAATATCTGCGCCGCAGAAGCATCTTAGGCAGTCCAATAAGAAGAATCTTAGAAAAACTTAGGCTTTTGAAGAATGTTACTGGCGAAGATTTTCGCCAAGAGGCTGGGCTTGTTGATTTGCAGGAGGCAATCCAAGTTATTGCAAGTAAGAGTCAACGAACAGACATTTTTGTTCGTGAAGAACTGCAGACAAGGGAGGACAGATGGGTCATACTCGTCGATGCAAGTAGAAGCCTCAGGTTTTTCACAGGTGAAGTACGTGACATAGCCTTATGCCTCGCGGAAGTTGCAAAGAACTTAATAATCAACCAAAATGCTTGGGCAATGTTTGCCTTCAATAACAAGTTCTATGTGATTAAGGATTTTTCGGAAACATTTTCCACAAGGATTAAGGCTAGAATTGGAGGACTTAAACACGGCGGCATGTCCTACATTCCAGACGCAATTAACATAGCATTTGAATCCATGAAAGGCTACATCGAAGAGTCAAAAATCATAGTTGTCATATCGGATTTTTTCCCCTCAGGCTACGGAGAGGTTGAGGAGGAACTTGTAAAGACCGTTAAAAAGTTAGAACGTCTCGGAGTAGGCATGTTAGGAATAGGTGTGAAAAGCCGTGCAGTAAAAAAGTTTTTCAGATTTCATTGCGTAGTTGATAGCCCTTACGAATTGATGAAAAAGTTTACGAAAGCATTTATCGAGTATAGCTCAGTTTAA
- a CDS encoding TrmB family transcriptional regulator, with product MEAFIEESKNLMRLYDENTGLWKIVKRDKETFKSLGIIEETLMKLGLSKNEARVYLFLARAGEKKASEISEALSLHRTETYRILRDLEKRGLVSSVFEKPLKFIATPFEKAMDILIETKKMKIKMLEQKKDKLMEIWLSIPRPEIEVKKKEVFQILEGDEQIDLKANEIIDRTKHEAYVFVTETELGRLYHSGFLDKLEKISRKGVNVRLITNNSPKSRFFIKEMKFENVEYLLMDVDDLPFFLISDEKELLFLLRKNENRILDSRAKKAKIAALWTNYDILTKALCKLFLELWNSNLKAKVKVK from the coding sequence ATGGAAGCATTTATTGAAGAATCAAAAAACCTCATGAGGCTCTACGACGAAAACACAGGTTTATGGAAGATAGTTAAAAGGGATAAAGAAACCTTCAAATCTCTCGGAATAATAGAAGAAACCTTGATGAAACTTGGCCTCTCAAAAAATGAGGCAAGAGTCTATCTTTTCCTAGCTAGGGCAGGAGAAAAAAAGGCAAGTGAAATTTCAGAAGCTCTCTCCCTTCACAGAACAGAAACGTACAGAATACTAAGGGACTTGGAAAAGAGAGGCCTGGTTTCATCAGTTTTTGAAAAACCACTAAAATTCATAGCTACTCCGTTTGAAAAAGCAATGGACATTCTGATAGAAACCAAAAAAATGAAAATTAAAATGCTTGAACAGAAAAAGGATAAATTAATGGAGATCTGGCTTTCAATCCCACGTCCTGAAATTGAAGTTAAGAAAAAAGAGGTTTTCCAAATTTTGGAAGGAGACGAACAAATAGATCTGAAGGCAAATGAAATCATTGACCGAACAAAGCATGAAGCGTACGTTTTTGTTACAGAAACAGAGCTTGGAAGGCTATACCATTCAGGTTTTCTAGATAAACTTGAAAAAATTTCAAGAAAAGGAGTGAATGTCAGACTTATAACTAACAATTCTCCGAAAAGCAGGTTTTTCATAAAAGAAATGAAGTTTGAAAACGTCGAATACTTGCTTATGGACGTCGATGACCTTCCATTCTTCCTAATTTCCGACGAAAAAGAATTATTATTCCTTCTAAGGAAGAATGAAAACCGCATTTTAGATAGCAGGGCTAAGAAAGCTAAAATTGCCGCGCTGTGGACAAACTATGATATTTTAACTAAGGCGTTGTGCAAACTGTTTTTAGAGCTTTGGAACTCGAATTTAAAAGCGAAAGTGAAGGTGAAATAA